From the Sediminitomix flava genome, one window contains:
- a CDS encoding flavin reductase family protein, translating to MYKTIAPSEVSVGVFHSYMLGVVAPRPIAFASTIDQDGNVNLSPFSFFNAFSANPPILIFSPARRVRDNTTKHTLENVLEVKEVVINVVNYDMVEQMSLSSTEYDKGVNEFVKAGFTELPSELVKPPRVAEAPAQFECKVKEVISLGDEGGAGNLVICEVIKAHFHERILDEDGKVDTQKLDLVGRMGGNWYSRANGNALFEVEKPLRKKGIGIDLLPEEIKSSTILTGNHLGKLANIEAIPVLQEEKNITQLKTRAEVHTEAAKLLDQGELEKAWEILLSESL from the coding sequence ATGTACAAAACCATTGCTCCTTCAGAGGTAAGTGTTGGCGTTTTCCATTCCTACATGCTAGGAGTTGTAGCTCCCAGACCAATCGCTTTTGCTAGTACGATTGATCAGGATGGCAATGTCAATCTTAGTCCCTTTAGCTTTTTCAATGCTTTTAGTGCAAACCCTCCAATTCTCATTTTTTCCCCTGCCCGAAGAGTGAGAGACAATACCACCAAGCATACACTCGAAAATGTGCTTGAGGTAAAAGAGGTTGTGATCAATGTCGTTAATTATGATATGGTTGAACAAATGTCATTGTCAAGCACTGAATATGATAAAGGTGTCAATGAATTTGTTAAAGCTGGCTTCACAGAGTTACCCTCTGAATTAGTAAAACCACCAAGAGTTGCAGAAGCTCCAGCTCAATTTGAGTGTAAAGTGAAAGAAGTAATTTCATTAGGAGATGAAGGCGGTGCAGGAAATCTTGTGATTTGTGAAGTTATCAAAGCTCACTTCCATGAAAGGATTCTTGATGAAGATGGTAAAGTAGATACGCAAAAGCTTGATCTAGTTGGTAGAATGGGTGGTAATTGGTATTCTAGAGCAAACGGAAATGCATTGTTTGAAGTAGAAAAACCATTACGCAAAAAAGGAATTGGTATAGACCTTCTTCCTGAAGAGATTAAAAGTAGTACAATACTTACTGGAAATCATTTAGGGAAACTGGCAAATATAGAAGCAATACCTGTATTGCAAGAAGAAAAAAATATTACACAATTAAAGACAAGAGCCGAAGTTCATACGGAAGCGGCAAAGTTATTAGATCAAGGGGAGCTTGAAAAAGCTTGGGAAATCCTTCTTTCAGAGTCTTTATAA
- a CDS encoding aminopeptidase, translating into MLNKKRILKILFSVGILLSLSFLIIHYQSVVYGWGQLKGQVKILTSAQPISKYTNDEKYPQILKDKIALIQDIKKFTVNSLGLNPSNSYEKMFDQQDKPILWVVTACPPFEMKAVRWMFPIAGSFSYKGFFEYDKAVAEEKIWKNQGFDTDIREVSAWSTLGFLNDPILSSMLKRSEASLANLIIHELTHGTIFIKSNISYNENLASFIGDEGAKLYLKDKYGEQSEKYTNYSLAKEDRSKFTQYIIQSSQSLNQLYESFDSEMNDEEKNNLKQAKIEEIVANLDTVSFHNPNYRNYFDQEELPNNTFFMGFIRYREKQNEFRKEWEEKFDKDLYKYIAHLKEKYPSFWSGL; encoded by the coding sequence ATGCTAAACAAAAAGAGAATACTAAAAATATTATTTTCTGTAGGAATTCTTTTATCCCTATCCTTTTTAATTATTCACTATCAATCTGTTGTATATGGTTGGGGACAACTGAAAGGTCAAGTAAAAATTCTGACTTCGGCACAACCCATCTCTAAATACACCAATGACGAAAAATATCCTCAAATTCTGAAGGACAAAATAGCATTAATTCAAGACATTAAAAAGTTTACGGTCAACTCTCTTGGATTAAATCCGTCCAATAGCTATGAAAAAATGTTCGATCAACAAGACAAACCCATTCTGTGGGTTGTTACTGCTTGCCCCCCATTTGAGATGAAAGCAGTGAGGTGGATGTTCCCTATTGCAGGCTCTTTTAGCTACAAAGGATTCTTCGAATATGACAAAGCTGTGGCTGAAGAAAAAATATGGAAAAATCAAGGTTTTGACACTGACATTCGAGAAGTCAGCGCTTGGTCTACCCTCGGTTTTCTAAACGACCCCATCCTTTCATCGATGTTAAAAAGGAGTGAAGCTAGCCTAGCTAATCTCATTATTCATGAACTCACGCATGGTACCATCTTCATCAAAAGTAATATTAGTTATAACGAAAATCTCGCATCATTTATAGGTGACGAGGGAGCTAAACTATATTTGAAGGATAAATACGGCGAACAATCAGAGAAATATACAAATTATTCCTTAGCAAAAGAAGATCGTAGCAAGTTTACTCAATATATAATTCAATCTAGTCAGTCATTAAATCAACTCTATGAATCCTTTGATTCAGAGATGAATGACGAAGAAAAGAATAACCTCAAACAAGCTAAGATTGAAGAAATTGTAGCAAATCTTGATACTGTTTCTTTCCATAATCCTAATTATCGCAATTACTTTGATCAGGAAGAATTACCAAACAATACCTTCTTTATGGGGTTTATTCGTTATCGTGAAAAGCAAAATGAATTCAGAAAAGAGTGGGAAGAGAAATTTGACAAGGATTTATATAAGTATATTGCCCATCTGAAAGAAAAATATCCATCTTTTTGGAGTGGTTTATAA
- a CDS encoding ArsR/SmtB family transcription factor, whose product MKDTMLYTLEQDKISKYAKAMAHPARVFILNYLLENESCYAGDIVAKLPMAQSSASQHLRELKIAGLIKGKNELPKIKYSIEIENWKEASKLFGGFFN is encoded by the coding sequence ATGAAAGACACTATGCTTTATACGTTAGAGCAGGACAAAATTTCAAAGTATGCGAAAGCAATGGCACATCCTGCGCGTGTTTTTATTTTGAATTACTTATTGGAAAATGAATCATGCTATGCTGGTGACATAGTAGCAAAATTACCAATGGCTCAATCATCAGCTTCTCAGCATTTAAGAGAGTTAAAAATTGCTGGATTGATTAAGGGTAAAAATGAATTACCAAAGATTAAGTATAGTATTGAAATTGAAAACTGGAAAGAAGCAAGTAAGCTATTTGGTGGATTTTTCAATTAA
- a CDS encoding carbon-nitrogen hydrolase, translating into MSQQKLKVGLVQQSCVADHEVNIQKSIAGIRDCAAKGAKLVVLQELHTGLYFCQAEEVEKFDWAESIPGPSTDRFGQLAKELGIVIVTSLFEKRAPGIYHNTAVVLESDGSIAGIYRKMHIPDDPAYYEKFYFTPGDLGFEPINTSVGRLGVLVCWDQWYPEGARLMAMAGADLLIYPTAIGYETTDTNDEQDRQRNAWIISQRGHAVANGLPVVSVNRVGFEEDWTKVTKGIQFWGNSFVAGPQGEFLFEGSREQEENTVVEIDLKRSEDVRRIWPFFRDRRIDAYQDLVKRYRI; encoded by the coding sequence ATGAGTCAACAAAAACTCAAAGTTGGTTTAGTGCAACAAAGCTGTGTTGCCGACCACGAGGTCAATATTCAAAAGAGTATTGCTGGGATTAGAGATTGTGCAGCGAAAGGCGCTAAACTAGTTGTTCTTCAAGAATTGCACACAGGCTTATATTTTTGTCAGGCAGAAGAGGTTGAAAAATTTGATTGGGCAGAATCAATTCCTGGACCATCTACAGACCGATTTGGACAATTAGCTAAAGAATTAGGGATTGTGATTGTGACTTCGCTTTTTGAAAAAAGAGCACCAGGCATTTATCACAACACTGCTGTTGTTCTAGAATCTGATGGAAGCATTGCGGGCATTTACCGTAAAATGCACATTCCTGATGACCCTGCTTACTACGAAAAGTTCTATTTCACTCCTGGAGATTTAGGCTTTGAGCCTATAAATACATCTGTTGGTAGGCTTGGTGTTTTAGTTTGTTGGGATCAGTGGTATCCAGAAGGAGCTAGACTTATGGCTATGGCTGGAGCAGACCTTCTAATCTATCCAACTGCTATCGGATATGAAACTACAGATACCAACGATGAGCAAGACAGACAGCGTAATGCATGGATTATCTCTCAAAGAGGACATGCCGTAGCTAATGGTTTACCTGTGGTCAGTGTTAACCGAGTAGGATTTGAAGAAGATTGGACGAAAGTCACAAAAGGAATTCAATTTTGGGGTAATAGCTTTGTTGCTGGTCCTCAAGGAGAGTTTTTATTTGAAGGAAGTAGAGAACAAGAAGAAAATACAGTAGTAGAAATCGATCTCAAAAGAAGTGAAGATGTCAGAAGAATTTGGCCATTTTTCAGAGATCGACGAATAGATGCTTATCAAGATTTAGTGAAAAGGTATCGCATCTGA
- a CDS encoding tetratricopeptide repeat protein, with translation MADSSRKNRDFTEALKRYEQMIKNNTSEFFDLDVFEQIIEHYLELLRFRDALNVCQTALEQYPYSTELMMHQVRILTSVGEYGNALQVAEKAEQINPLDFDILFAKGSLLSAMHRKEEALEYFHKALPFAEDESEVYYCLGFTHHSFGELEPAIEYYKRAIRHNIEHEDAVYELVACLKEAGNLRDELPFFERVVDKDPYSAQGWFNLGVAFEYLDEFEKSAQAYEYATLIDDQFSSAFFNMGNAFMNMKEYRQALNAYIKTLDTEDPTAEVYCHIGAAAEHLKDYKVAIRNYRRALKIDPNYDEALYGIGLCLFKENLYSEAIHYLKKATDVYPQYALYWSTLGEAEKAMGNTTSALEAFEKAELYEHDNHKMWINWADIYHQNGETEEAIRILESGADAFPKKAELHYRIVAYNLIIGDLKQAEHFLRAGLKLNYDLHKDLLNFFTTEEQKDIIRNVIRAIDDEKK, from the coding sequence ATGGCAGACAGCTCAAGGAAAAATAGAGATTTTACAGAGGCTTTAAAGCGTTACGAACAAATGATTAAGAATAATACATCGGAGTTTTTCGACCTTGATGTGTTTGAACAAATCATTGAACATTATCTTGAATTACTTCGCTTTAGAGATGCCCTCAACGTATGCCAAACCGCTTTAGAGCAATATCCATATTCTACAGAATTAATGATGCATCAAGTACGTATTCTTACTTCTGTTGGAGAATATGGTAATGCACTACAAGTTGCTGAAAAAGCAGAACAAATCAATCCATTAGATTTTGACATTCTCTTTGCTAAGGGTTCTTTACTTTCAGCTATGCATCGTAAAGAAGAAGCTCTTGAATATTTTCATAAAGCACTTCCTTTTGCAGAAGATGAATCAGAAGTATATTATTGTTTAGGTTTTACTCATCATTCTTTTGGTGAATTAGAACCTGCTATTGAATATTATAAGAGAGCAATTCGTCATAATATTGAGCATGAAGATGCTGTCTATGAACTTGTTGCTTGTTTAAAAGAAGCAGGAAATTTAAGAGATGAACTTCCCTTCTTTGAACGTGTAGTAGATAAAGATCCTTATTCTGCACAAGGTTGGTTCAACCTTGGTGTTGCATTTGAATACCTTGATGAATTTGAGAAATCAGCTCAAGCCTATGAATACGCAACGCTAATTGACGATCAATTCTCTTCTGCCTTCTTCAATATGGGTAATGCTTTCATGAATATGAAAGAGTACCGTCAAGCCTTGAATGCTTATATTAAGACGCTTGATACTGAAGATCCTACAGCAGAGGTTTATTGTCATATTGGAGCAGCAGCAGAACATCTAAAAGACTATAAAGTTGCTATTCGTAATTACCGAAGAGCACTTAAAATAGACCCGAATTATGATGAAGCATTGTATGGTATAGGTCTTTGCCTTTTTAAGGAAAACCTGTATTCTGAAGCTATTCATTATTTGAAAAAAGCAACAGATGTTTATCCTCAATATGCCCTTTATTGGAGTACTTTAGGCGAGGCTGAAAAGGCAATGGGAAATACCACTTCAGCTCTTGAAGCATTTGAGAAAGCAGAACTCTATGAGCATGACAACCATAAAATGTGGATAAACTGGGCTGACATCTACCATCAGAATGGTGAAACAGAAGAGGCTATTCGTATTTTGGAAAGTGGTGCAGATGCATTCCCCAAAAAAGCAGAACTTCATTACCGAATTGTTGCTTATAATCTAATCATTGGAGATTTGAAGCAAGCCGAACATTTCTTGAGAGCAGGTCTGAAATTGAATTATGATTTACATAAAGACCTTTTAAACTTCTTTACGACAGAAGAACAAAAAGATATCATTCGAAATGTAATTCGTGCTATTGATGATGAGAAGAAATAA
- a CDS encoding NAD-dependent epimerase/dehydratase family protein: protein MNESKQVLNYFITGGTGLLGSFMIEKLLSEGHKVKALVRPSTLEKLDKSKIPSNLEYVEGQLSDYDLLVDELRTSDNVIHAAGLVSYSDKLSTLLETNVQGTATIVNAALEAKVKRFCHISSIATLNESKDKITENSKWEYDENTSHYALSKYKAELEVWRGIAEGLSAFMVNPSVILGIGDTTRSSLKLIKHVQDQKPFYPIGTFNYVDVRDVIEMTYTLIQSDIVSERFILNAGKTSYKSFFESLATAMNKKAPKMGISPTVLEKLRILDGIRCRLLGGKRFITKPMINSLKKDNFYENQKAINFTNHKFRELSDTIDWIAATQV from the coding sequence ATGAATGAGTCTAAGCAAGTTTTGAATTACTTTATTACAGGAGGAACAGGACTGTTAGGAAGTTTTATGATTGAAAAACTCCTTTCTGAAGGGCATAAAGTCAAAGCTTTAGTTCGACCAAGTACATTAGAGAAATTAGATAAAAGTAAAATTCCCTCAAACTTAGAATATGTTGAAGGTCAATTATCCGATTATGACTTACTTGTTGATGAACTAAGAACTTCAGACAATGTAATTCATGCAGCAGGATTAGTCTCATATTCAGATAAGCTATCAACCTTGCTCGAAACGAATGTTCAAGGAACAGCCACAATCGTGAATGCAGCCTTAGAAGCTAAGGTCAAACGCTTCTGCCACATCAGTTCTATCGCTACACTCAACGAATCTAAAGATAAAATCACTGAAAATAGTAAATGGGAATATGATGAAAACACATCCCATTATGCTCTGAGTAAATACAAAGCAGAACTAGAAGTTTGGCGCGGAATAGCAGAAGGTTTAAGTGCTTTTATGGTTAATCCTTCAGTAATTTTAGGAATTGGTGATACGACAAGAAGTAGCTTAAAGCTCATTAAACATGTACAAGATCAAAAACCTTTTTACCCTATTGGGACTTTCAATTATGTAGATGTAAGAGATGTTATAGAAATGACCTATACACTCATTCAATCAGATATTGTAAGCGAAAGGTTTATCTTAAATGCAGGAAAAACATCCTACAAATCGTTTTTTGAGAGCTTAGCTACCGCCATGAATAAAAAAGCTCCAAAAATGGGGATTAGCCCTACTGTTCTTGAAAAACTGCGAATCTTAGATGGAATAAGATGTAGACTGCTTGGCGGAAAACGATTTATCACAAAACCTATGATTAATTCCTTGAAAAAGGATAACTTCTATGAAAATCAAAAAGCTATCAACTTCACTAATCATAAATTCAGAGAACTATCCGATACAATTGATTGGATAGCAGCAACACAAGTTTGA
- a CDS encoding tyrosine-protein phosphatase, translating into MWGLFKKKKNVKTLGEVPALQVDVHSHLIPGIDDGAANLEESIEMIKTFSNMGFRKIITTPHVMEDYFKNSPEIILNGLDQLRNEVYRQGIDIRIEAAAEYYLDEFFIKKLKNEEELLTIGEEKYILFETSYMTANAFLDEAIFLMQSQGLKPIMAHPERYVYLYGNYERLKSFHERGVLLQVNALSFLGYYSKDAQKVAQQLSDDGLIAFVGSDCHKAKHLEWYQKLESDYYYQKTLKDGVLNNSL; encoded by the coding sequence ATGTGGGGGCTTTTTAAGAAAAAAAAGAATGTCAAAACGCTTGGAGAAGTACCAGCACTTCAAGTTGATGTACATTCACACTTGATACCAGGAATTGACGATGGGGCTGCAAATTTAGAGGAATCGATTGAGATGATTAAAACATTTTCGAATATGGGCTTTCGAAAAATCATCACAACTCCACATGTTATGGAGGATTACTTTAAAAACTCACCCGAGATCATTCTTAATGGACTTGATCAACTCAGAAATGAGGTTTACAGACAAGGTATTGATATTCGTATTGAAGCTGCCGCAGAATATTATTTAGATGAGTTTTTCATTAAGAAACTCAAAAATGAAGAGGAACTACTGACCATAGGTGAGGAAAAATACATTTTATTTGAAACCTCATACATGACTGCAAATGCCTTTTTAGATGAAGCAATTTTCCTCATGCAATCACAAGGTTTAAAGCCAATTATGGCGCATCCAGAGAGATATGTATATTTATATGGAAACTACGAAAGGTTAAAGAGCTTTCATGAAAGGGGTGTATTATTACAAGTTAATGCATTATCTTTCCTTGGTTATTATTCAAAAGATGCTCAAAAAGTAGCTCAACAACTTTCAGATGATGGCCTAATAGCCTTTGTTGGAAGTGACTGCCATAAAGCAAAACATCTAGAATGGTATCAAAAATTAGAATCTGATTATTATTATCAGAAAACACTAAAAGACGGAGTGCTCAATAATAGCTTATAG
- a CDS encoding polysaccharide biosynthesis tyrosine autokinase, with translation MAEEFDPWAGVEEQTEERSNTEFDFEKLLFVLRKNILWSILIIGMGIVGGYLFLRWTPKVYEASTLLKMEIQSTRKLFGLEMPSVTGSMENVNLAGEMELIKSPMMYESVLDSLDLSISYFSEGEVQDTELYGSLPFVVSYKHLGKENSIFYDQKIHIEFLDEENFVLTFNEFSEIQTINGKFNQPFRVYGTEIILQKTKSLESLGHRKYNFVFNSKNKLFQNLRQNLSVNVENARANTLRINYQANNRSKSIDVLEAFNKNYIVKTIENKNVVYERSLQYLKNQQATIEDSLRKYETEYRSYTRIENVPEFAGLEDIVSKIRELEQQKLEIRLTKSQYDEIIKLIDADSSTIYLEAVGHLLGNQQIASMINNVLLVEQDLDRVKGSYTKETHARNQRREALLESRSKLKEVIIYSLGTINRQIDNLDQEVLKLEKAFYGSIGGDPVLKNIEKNFRIYEEMTSLIASKMIELNIAKSGTVENFQVLSQPNADIAPVFPQTIMVYGVGIGSGVFLSLLLIVLSYLLHTRIDSVKQVERISNLPILGYVPHYSKEDMNYSQLVVQKRPKASISEAFRSIRTNIDFMNVGEEQKVLSVTSTISGEGKTFVAANIAGVIAMSGAKVALLDVDLRKPKIHFAFGNENLDGLSSVLIGKSNLKDVLRSSPIATMKYVTAGPVPPNPSELIMSKGFSAVINQLKEEFDVIVLDTPPVGAVTDGMIAMRHVDLPIYVVRAEYSKTSFVENANELSKSKKIKNLALVVNDVYSRTLNYGNYYGNNYSYGYGGYNGYGYYDENDISEKWWKRFFS, from the coding sequence ATGGCTGAAGAATTTGACCCGTGGGCAGGTGTAGAAGAGCAGACAGAAGAAAGATCTAACACGGAGTTTGATTTTGAAAAGCTCCTTTTTGTCCTTCGCAAAAATATTTTATGGAGTATTCTAATCATAGGTATGGGTATCGTTGGAGGTTATCTTTTTCTAAGATGGACTCCTAAGGTATATGAAGCATCCACCTTATTAAAGATGGAAATTCAAAGTACTAGAAAACTATTTGGACTTGAAATGCCTAGTGTCACTGGAAGTATGGAGAATGTTAATCTCGCTGGTGAGATGGAACTGATCAAATCTCCGATGATGTATGAAAGTGTACTAGATTCTTTAGACTTATCCATAAGCTATTTTTCAGAAGGGGAGGTTCAAGACACAGAACTTTATGGCAGTCTTCCCTTCGTAGTAAGTTATAAACATTTAGGAAAAGAGAATTCTATTTTCTACGATCAAAAGATTCATATTGAATTTCTTGATGAGGAAAATTTCGTACTTACTTTTAATGAGTTTTCTGAAATTCAAACTATCAATGGAAAATTTAATCAACCATTTAGAGTTTATGGTACAGAAATCATTCTTCAAAAAACTAAATCATTAGAATCTTTAGGTCATCGTAAGTATAACTTTGTATTCAATAGTAAAAACAAACTATTTCAAAATCTAAGGCAAAATCTAAGTGTAAATGTAGAAAATGCTAGAGCAAATACTCTTAGGATAAACTATCAAGCTAACAATCGCTCTAAATCAATAGATGTACTAGAAGCTTTTAATAAAAATTACATAGTTAAAACTATTGAAAACAAAAATGTAGTTTATGAACGTTCTTTGCAGTATCTAAAGAATCAACAAGCTACGATTGAAGACTCTTTAAGAAAGTACGAGACAGAGTACAGAAGCTATACACGTATTGAAAATGTACCTGAGTTTGCAGGTTTAGAAGATATTGTATCAAAGATTAGAGAACTTGAGCAGCAAAAGCTTGAAATTAGATTAACCAAATCACAATACGACGAGATTATAAAATTGATTGATGCAGACTCTAGTACAATATATCTAGAAGCCGTTGGTCACCTACTTGGAAATCAACAAATAGCATCAATGATCAATAATGTTCTACTTGTTGAACAAGACCTTGACAGAGTAAAGGGTTCATACACAAAAGAAACTCACGCCAGAAACCAAAGAAGAGAAGCTTTACTTGAAAGTAGATCTAAGTTAAAGGAAGTAATTATATATAGTTTAGGAACTATTAATCGTCAGATTGACAACTTAGATCAAGAAGTTTTAAAACTAGAAAAAGCTTTTTATGGAAGCATTGGTGGAGATCCAGTTCTTAAAAATATAGAAAAGAACTTCCGTATATATGAAGAAATGACAAGCTTAATCGCTTCTAAAATGATTGAGCTGAATATTGCAAAATCGGGAACTGTAGAAAACTTCCAAGTACTATCTCAACCCAATGCAGATATTGCACCCGTATTCCCACAAACTATAATGGTCTACGGAGTAGGTATCGGAAGCGGTGTTTTCTTAAGCCTTCTTTTAATTGTATTGAGCTATTTACTTCATACTAGAATCGACTCTGTAAAACAGGTTGAACGTATTTCTAATCTTCCAATTCTAGGATATGTACCTCATTACAGCAAGGAGGATATGAACTACTCCCAACTTGTTGTTCAAAAAAGACCTAAAGCATCTATAAGTGAAGCATTTCGTTCTATACGAACAAATATTGACTTCATGAATGTAGGAGAAGAGCAAAAAGTCCTTTCTGTAACTTCTACAATTAGTGGTGAAGGAAAAACATTTGTCGCTGCGAATATTGCAGGAGTAATTGCAATGTCGGGAGCTAAAGTGGCTCTTTTGGATGTAGACCTTCGTAAACCTAAAATCCACTTCGCATTTGGGAATGAGAATTTAGATGGATTATCATCTGTTCTTATCGGTAAATCTAACTTGAAAGATGTTCTGAGAAGCAGTCCTATTGCGACTATGAAATATGTCACCGCAGGACCTGTTCCTCCTAATCCATCGGAGCTAATTATGTCAAAAGGCTTCAGTGCTGTTATCAATCAGTTAAAAGAAGAATTTGATGTAATTGTACTTGATACTCCTCCTGTAGGAGCTGTTACAGATGGTATGATAGCTATGAGACATGTTGATTTACCAATTTACGTTGTCAGAGCTGAGTATTCGAAAACTTCATTTGTTGAAAATGCCAATGAACTTTCTAAATCTAAGAAAATAAAGAATTTGGCTTTAGTTGTAAATGATGTATACTCTAGAACATTGAACTACGGTAACTATTATGGAAATAATTATAGTTATGGATACGGTGGTTACAATGGTTATGGATACTACGATGAAAATGATATTAGCGAGAAATGGTGGAAGCGATTCTTTAGCTAA
- a CDS encoding polysaccharide biosynthesis/export family protein, which yields MCRFYWDNLRSWSLYKSILIFSILFSSCQPKLFTTKSEIKPENFALLERKVSRNYVISINDFIAMSVFTNSGEVLIDPNNEFIKGSSGGRNTNQNNQRNQQNQQNGNGFNSLMNLPIFQNGQEPRTFMVDTDGFVNLPMIGKIEIAGYTIKEAEDLVKKQYTQFYVDPFVTIQYLNKRVLLFGGLGDQVIPLRNENMTLLEVLAFAGGLQQNGQVDNIRLIRPDAENAFKEPSVQIIDLTTIDGLIAADMDIMPGDIIYVEPRRRLDRSYFSDILTFTSLITSFVTLYVLIRDVSTD from the coding sequence ATGTGTAGGTTTTATTGGGATAATTTGAGGAGTTGGAGTTTATATAAGTCAATACTTATTTTTTCCATTTTATTTTCTTCATGCCAGCCTAAGCTGTTCACTACAAAATCTGAAATTAAGCCAGAGAATTTCGCTCTACTAGAAAGAAAGGTTTCTCGTAATTATGTCATTTCTATCAATGACTTTATTGCAATGTCTGTATTTACAAACTCAGGAGAAGTTCTTATTGATCCCAACAATGAATTTATAAAAGGATCTTCTGGAGGCAGAAATACAAACCAAAACAATCAAAGGAACCAACAAAATCAACAAAACGGAAATGGATTTAATAGTTTAATGAATCTTCCCATTTTCCAAAATGGTCAAGAACCAAGAACTTTTATGGTAGATACTGATGGTTTTGTCAATCTTCCAATGATTGGTAAAATCGAGATTGCAGGCTATACAATCAAAGAAGCTGAAGATCTTGTAAAAAAACAATATACTCAATTCTATGTTGACCCTTTTGTTACAATTCAATATCTAAATAAAAGAGTATTACTTTTTGGAGGTCTTGGCGATCAAGTAATTCCTTTAAGAAATGAGAATATGACCCTTCTTGAAGTTCTTGCATTTGCTGGCGGGCTTCAACAAAATGGTCAAGTTGATAATATTAGATTAATACGTCCAGATGCTGAAAATGCATTCAAAGAACCTAGTGTTCAAATTATTGACCTTACAACTATAGATGGCTTAATCGCTGCTGATATGGATATTATGCCTGGTGATATCATTTATGTTGAGCCTAGAAGAAGACTGGATAGATCCTATTTTTCGGATATACTCACATTTACTTCTTTAATTACGAGTTTTGTAACTCTTTATGTATTAATCAGAGACGTTTCCACAGACTAA
- the coaE gene encoding dephospho-CoA kinase (Dephospho-CoA kinase (CoaE) performs the final step in coenzyme A biosynthesis.) — protein MAKQIGITGGIGVGKSIVCRIFQNLGIPIYDADSMAKKLMVEDEVLIQGIISEFGSESYSINGELNRSYLANVVFHDAEKVKILNHLVHPRVAKHYQNWVISNNKAPYLLKEAALLFESGGAKVLDEIIVVTAPLDVRINRVLQRDPHRDKNQILAIIEKQMSEEEKIKMSDHILQNDDSSLLIPQIMKLHEYFKKS, from the coding sequence ATGGCTAAACAAATCGGAATTACAGGAGGAATTGGGGTTGGAAAGAGTATTGTATGCCGTATTTTTCAAAATCTTGGTATTCCTATCTACGATGCAGATTCTATGGCAAAGAAATTGATGGTAGAGGATGAGGTTTTAATTCAGGGAATAATAAGTGAATTCGGAAGTGAGTCTTACTCTATAAATGGTGAATTAAATCGTTCTTACCTTGCTAATGTTGTTTTTCATGATGCTGAAAAGGTAAAAATATTAAATCACCTTGTACACCCAAGAGTTGCAAAACATTATCAAAATTGGGTAATCTCAAATAACAAAGCACCTTATCTATTAAAAGAAGCAGCTTTATTATTTGAATCTGGAGGAGCAAAAGTACTTGATGAAATTATTGTGGTAACAGCTCCTTTAGATGTCCGGATTAATAGAGTCTTACAAAGAGATCCTCATAGAGATAAAAATCAGATACTCGCTATTATTGAGAAGCAAATGTCTGAAGAAGAAAAAATCAAAATGAGTGATCATATTCTTCAAAATGACGATTCAAGCTTATTAATTCCTCAAATAATGAAGTTACACGAATACTTCAAAAAGAGTTAA